In Vibrio japonicus, the following are encoded in one genomic region:
- a CDS encoding MarR family winged helix-turn-helix transcriptional regulator: protein MEKHEEVLVSIRQIIRAIDLHSKRLSKESGLTGPQLILMRSIKELGEVTIRELSNHTNMSQATATTILDRLENNGLVQRIRSVKDKRKVHAHLTDKGRETLSQAPMPLQQNFINKFQQLEEWEQSLLLSSVQRISAMMNAEDIDVAPVLEIGSITKPE, encoded by the coding sequence TTGGAAAAGCACGAAGAAGTCTTAGTTTCGATCCGCCAGATCATTCGCGCTATCGATCTACACTCAAAACGACTGAGCAAAGAGTCTGGTTTAACAGGCCCTCAGCTGATTCTTATGCGCTCTATCAAAGAGCTAGGTGAAGTGACAATCCGAGAATTGTCTAACCATACCAATATGAGCCAGGCTACCGCGACGACCATTTTAGATCGCCTTGAAAACAATGGTTTAGTACAGCGGATTCGCAGCGTAAAAGACAAACGAAAAGTACACGCACATTTGACTGATAAAGGTCGGGAGACGTTGAGTCAAGCGCCCATGCCACTACAGCAGAACTTTATAAATAAGTTCCAGCAACTTGAAGAGTGGGAGCAATCACTCTTGCTTTCTTCTGTTCAAAGAATCTCGGCGATGATGAATGCGGAAGATATCGATGTAGCGCCGGTTCTGGAAATTGGCAGCATCACCAAGCCTGAATAA
- a CDS encoding Lrp/AsnC family transcriptional regulator, giving the protein MDRIDRHILSLLQKDARQSTADIADKVGLSASPCARRIKKLEDDGVIAGYQAKLNKKKVGVGMTVFVEVSLNNHQASSIDAFEKAIQDMEEVTSCHVVSGAYDYLLEVVSHDLTGYESFTRKLQRHDNVKDIHTHLAIRQVKEFSELPVFT; this is encoded by the coding sequence ATGGATAGAATTGATCGCCACATTCTTTCGTTGCTACAAAAAGATGCTCGTCAATCGACAGCTGATATTGCAGACAAAGTCGGCTTATCTGCATCCCCTTGTGCTCGTAGAATAAAAAAATTAGAAGACGATGGGGTCATTGCTGGCTACCAAGCAAAACTCAATAAGAAGAAAGTCGGTGTGGGGATGACGGTGTTTGTCGAGGTAAGCCTTAACAACCATCAAGCGAGTTCTATTGATGCGTTTGAGAAAGCAATTCAAGATATGGAAGAAGTCACAAGCTGTCACGTTGTGTCGGGTGCGTATGACTATCTTTTGGAGGTGGTGAGCCATGATCTGACTGGCTATGAGTCATTCACGCGCAAGCTTCAAAGGCACGATAATGTGAAAGACATACACACCCATTTGGCTATTCGTCAGGTGAAAGAGTTTAGTGAGTTACCGGTTTTTACTTAG
- a CDS encoding DMT family transporter, with the protein MISGYLAMFATLLLWSGFFLSLRSGAHSELTSADIAFTRFLIPCLVLLPFVIKSFKQLVAVPKRYLLGMFIGCGLPYLLVAGTGMQFAPVSDGSALIPGTLPLFVSAIAILLYKQPLSHHRIAGLSLVVIGIFAFLYQSVTQLDSGLLQGHMLFLIGSFMWATFTICARVSNLHPMVTAGFISLLSSLLLVALVAKGTLPSYLVSTPISEWPWKELSGHIVLQGIGAGLIASFTYLKAISVLGAERTAAFGAATPAIATLLAIPVFGEEPTLIGWLALSLVCVGSLIASNIFMKQDASLLYQPPKFK; encoded by the coding sequence ATGATTTCTGGCTACTTGGCAATGTTTGCCACCTTACTTCTTTGGTCTGGCTTTTTTCTTTCCCTACGCAGCGGGGCGCATTCTGAACTGACATCGGCCGATATTGCGTTCACGCGCTTCCTCATTCCTTGCTTAGTTCTGCTGCCATTTGTGATTAAATCATTTAAACAGCTTGTGGCGGTCCCTAAACGTTACTTACTGGGTATGTTTATAGGCTGTGGCTTGCCCTACTTGCTGGTTGCTGGAACGGGCATGCAGTTTGCTCCCGTGTCAGACGGTAGCGCTCTTATTCCTGGCACCTTACCGCTATTTGTGTCAGCCATTGCTATTCTGTTGTATAAGCAGCCTCTAAGTCATCATCGGATAGCCGGATTGTCGCTGGTCGTGATTGGCATATTCGCCTTTCTCTATCAAAGCGTGACGCAGCTTGATAGCGGGTTGTTACAAGGTCACATGCTATTTTTGATTGGTAGTTTCATGTGGGCGACGTTTACCATTTGTGCGCGGGTTTCCAACTTACATCCAATGGTCACGGCAGGGTTTATTTCCTTGCTTTCGAGCTTATTGCTCGTGGCATTAGTTGCGAAAGGTACCCTACCCAGCTACTTAGTCTCTACGCCTATTTCAGAGTGGCCATGGAAAGAGCTTTCTGGGCATATTGTTTTACAAGGCATTGGAGCTGGGTTGATCGCGTCTTTTACCTATCTAAAAGCCATTTCCGTGCTTGGGGCAGAAAGAACAGCAGCATTTGGCGCGGCGACGCCAGCAATCGCGACACTGCTTGCCATTCCAGTATTTGGTGAAGAACCGACATTAATAGGATGGCTCGCACTGAGCTTAGTGTGTGTAGGCAGTTTAATCGCGAGTAACATTTTCATGAAACAGGACGCGTCTCTTCTTTATCAACCGCCCAAATTCAAATAA
- a CDS encoding DUF1289 domain-containing protein has protein sequence MKSPCVAACKNNGGICSGCHRTMDEISQWRHLSDEQRDSAMNTLAGKEATHQCPSCDNNAVCDISLGKETCWCFELEERDTSTLQKSNTCLCRKCLSKLPIA, from the coding sequence TTGAAATCACCTTGCGTCGCAGCGTGCAAAAACAATGGTGGCATATGCAGTGGCTGCCATCGAACTATGGATGAAATCTCTCAGTGGCGACATCTTAGCGACGAGCAACGAGACTCCGCCATGAATACTCTCGCTGGTAAAGAAGCGACTCACCAATGCCCCTCTTGCGATAACAATGCGGTATGCGACATTAGCTTGGGGAAAGAGACCTGTTGGTGTTTTGAACTCGAAGAACGCGATACTTCCACTTTACAAAAGTCTAATACCTGCTTATGTCGTAAGTGCCTAAGCAAGCTACCTATCGCATAA
- a CDS encoding DUF4382 domain-containing protein has protein sequence MDTLKVSLLGTAVALTLAGCGSDSDSSTGSTTPVTVSVSDAPIDDVTKAVVTYSKVAFLPIGGGTPQIFDVYKTDEDGNAVDENGDLLPDGEAPIPLSVNLLDYQGGNSIELIKNKVIPTGEYKLCVFANDGDHPTYPSYVVDKVTNNELPLTVKGDGACPQGVGKEANAGVLFFNNAFTVNSNNNDYVVEFDLRRGLKAVTGENSYSLQRTSVSLINTVATGEITGNVESAFFNACVNDTAASTSFTNTNGHAHAVYLYEGNIEQEFMGPFAGLAGMQAPVATANVVTKDNGNTYEYEFGFVAPGTYSISYTCTANDDTEEGIVSGETFSMFGSQSGLNVSAGSETQADFDAL, from the coding sequence ATGGATACTCTTAAAGTTAGTTTACTTGGTACAGCAGTGGCGTTAACTCTCGCGGGTTGCGGTTCGGATAGTGATTCTTCTACTGGCTCCACTACGCCTGTTACTGTCTCCGTGTCTGATGCGCCTATAGATGACGTGACTAAAGCGGTAGTCACCTACAGCAAAGTGGCGTTTCTTCCTATCGGCGGAGGCACACCACAAATTTTCGACGTCTACAAGACAGATGAAGATGGCAACGCGGTGGACGAAAATGGTGACCTTTTACCTGACGGTGAAGCCCCAATACCACTGAGCGTCAACTTGCTTGACTACCAAGGTGGGAACTCGATTGAACTGATTAAAAACAAAGTCATTCCTACTGGTGAATACAAACTTTGTGTCTTTGCCAATGACGGCGATCACCCTACATACCCATCCTACGTGGTTGATAAAGTGACCAACAATGAGCTACCACTCACGGTAAAAGGTGACGGTGCTTGCCCTCAAGGTGTCGGCAAAGAAGCGAATGCAGGTGTACTGTTCTTCAACAACGCCTTTACAGTAAACTCTAACAACAACGATTACGTAGTAGAGTTTGACCTGCGCCGTGGACTAAAAGCCGTCACTGGCGAGAACAGCTATTCGCTGCAACGTACCTCGGTGTCATTAATTAACACGGTGGCGACGGGTGAAATTACAGGCAATGTAGAGTCTGCTTTCTTCAACGCCTGTGTCAATGACACTGCTGCCTCTACCTCGTTCACTAACACCAATGGACATGCTCACGCGGTCTACTTGTATGAAGGCAATATTGAGCAAGAATTCATGGGCCCATTTGCAGGCTTAGCTGGCATGCAAGCGCCAGTCGCTACAGCAAATGTGGTGACTAAAGACAATGGTAACACCTACGAATATGAGTTCGGGTTCGTGGCACCAGGTACTTATTCTATTAGTTATACCTGCACAGCCAACGATGATACCGAAGAAGGTATTGTTTCAGGAGAAACGTTCAGCATGTTCGGTTCTCAAAGTGGGTTGAA